From a single Phragmites australis chromosome 7, lpPhrAust1.1, whole genome shotgun sequence genomic region:
- the LOC133923422 gene encoding uncharacterized protein LOC133923422, whose amino-acid sequence MAAGGGAANLEPVRYHMSDDEEDKAFNAGGDKPGRRPQTPRPYDDIGSPVYSLLEPDEHMLLPPPSVAVPPPASLQSPWSMSCLATEAEAKVYDGVAQALFKARWKSIKEEQEANPSDEPWSPNSGLPLSYYEDSLDPVGAQRQGTSFAEDALYHYNADPDNKVKYELVEAGLNNCILTERGSMYGHVNFVARPRTEHGGVESLPERFFFAEVHHQVGRDTCIPTCLRSLDSEDERVGGVGDDPIAERSPWNVSIDYCISCNHDLKHPKDGTCYRAGHFHTLP is encoded by the coding sequence ATGGCGGCTGGTGGAGGAGCAGCAAACCTTGAGCCGGTGCGCTACCACATGTcggacgacgaggaggacaaAGCCTTCAACGCAGGCGGCGACAAGCCAGGCCGGCGGCCACAGACTCCGAGGCCCTACGATGACATCGGCTCTCCTGTTTATTCGTTGCTGGAGCCGGACGAGCACATGCTGTTGCCGCCTCCGTCGGTAGCAGTGCCACCGCCGGCCTCGCTGCAGTCTCCGTGGTCGATGTCTTGTCTCGCCACTGAGGCCGAGGCAAAGGTCTATGACGGCGTCGCTCAGGCCCTTTTCAAGGCTCGCTGGAAGAGTATTAAAGAGGAGCAGGAAGCTAATCCGTCGGACGAGCCATGGTCACCGAACTCCGGGCTACCACTGTCCTACTACGAAGACTCGCTTGACCCTGTCGGAGCACAGCGCCAGGGAACATCCTTCGCGGAAGACGCGCTGTACCACTACAACGCCGACCCGGACAACAAGGTCAAGTATGAGCTCGTCGAGGCCGGCCTCAACAACTGCATACTCACCGAGAGAGGCTCGATGTACGGCCACGTCAACTTCGTTGCCAGGCCGCGCACCGAGCATGGTGGCGTCGAGAGCTTGCCAGAGCGGTTCTTCTTCGCCGAGGTGCATCATCAGGTAGGGAGAGACACGTGCATCCCAACCTGCCTCCGCTCCCTGGACTCGGAGGACGAGCGGGTCGGTGGCGTCGGCGACGACCCAATCGCCGAACGCTCGCCGTGGAATGTCAGTATCGACTACTGTATCTCGTGCAACCATGACCTCAAACACCCAAAGGACGGAACTTGTTACAGAGCCGGGCACTTCCATACGTTGCCCTAg